TCTGTTTCCTAGTGAAGGCTTTAGTAATGCCTGTAAGTGATCAGTTATGTCAATAAGTGaatcattatcattttattatttttttgtgtcaCTGTCAAATACTATAAAAGTGCCCGAAGTAATAAATTTTCACAAACGAGTAATGAGATGAACTTGTAACTTGGGTACTGTGTGTTTGCTTACTGTTAGTGGTAGTTGCTTTTTATTCAGGATTAATTTTGTTGTTTGAATTTTATAGATTGACAAGATAATTTGTATGTTTTTCAGTTCTCCATCAACAAAACGTGAAAAGAAAACCTTAGAAAACGAACGTATTAAACAGTAAGTAACGAATTGATTTCTTGTCGAAGTACCATTGATTTGGTGTATGACAACTGATTTTTGGTGTTTATAATAATAGAGTCCatggtcagatcaccgaagtaattGAAACATTAAGAGACAATGTGAAAATACTGGACAGAGGCAAACGTCTTGAAGAACTACAGGACACATCAGACAGATTGACAGCTGCGAGTATAGATTTCAGGGAAGCTTCTAACCGAATGAAAAGACGTGCCTGGGCTCAGCAGATGAGAACGCGAGCCGTATTAATTGCAGTTTGCATCATACTATTGGTGGGTTTGATAGGTAAGTCGTAAAAAGTATCTTGCGATAGATTCATTAAATCTTAAGTCGCCTGTTATTTTTATGCTTCGGTTATTGAATAGGCTAATATTTCTTGAATTTACTGCTACATCGTGTTGTTAGAGCTATTTAGTTAAAGAAAAAGCTATTCAAGGCCCTCACAACTGCTATTTACATGCTAGTAAAATATCAAGTGTAAACATTTAGGTACAAGACTTTGTACATTTCTGTCAGCATAATGTCTATAGTCTCATTTTTTCATGACTATATGTGTAGATTTGATGAATGATGTAACATTATGAAATTGTTGAGATGTGAAGAGTCACAACGGAGTTTGTTATTCTTAAACAGACATGGATACTGTAAACTTTGCCACATGAAGTCTGCTGCTTCAGTCTGTTACTGTATGTACCAGATATTTTGTAGGCCTGTATAAAATTTGTAAGGTTTTGTGTAGTGGAATACCAAGAATAAGAGCACAACAGCAGAGAAAGTCAATGAGATCCAACTTCTTGTTGTGTGGCTGGGCAATATTCACAGAgaaaatatactaaagaaacagtgGTTTGTGCTATGCTTTTCGTATTTGTGGTCAGTCCTGTGATACTTCCACCCTAAAAACAGTTTATTTTGCTTTGGTACTCTGTTCTTTCGCAACAGTTTACTTTGCTTAACTACTCTATTCTTTTGCATGGTATTCCATTTTGGGGGTCAGTGCTTCAAAAATTTTTGGGATGCGAAAAACGCCTCTAATCCTGTTTTCAGGGAACTGAAAATACTGCCTGTTCCCTGCATTTTCATATTAGAAACAGTGACTTTTGTTAGTAAGAATTAGCATTTGCTTCAGGGTCATAAATCTATTCGTGATCATAATActtgtactagtgcagacattcaCTGGCCAAAAGGTTGCATGGTGTTAGAAATATGGGTGGTTTGTTTTGAAATAAACTGTCATCATCAATCAGAAAAAATGGAAGTCTATTTGGAATTGGAGAAAAAAATATCGTACTGAGGCATCATTTTTATTCTCTTGATGAATATCTACCTTTGAATTTATTTAAAAGTTCTTGTACTCTTGGTCTACAGTGTGGCACTACTAAGGTATGTA
This portion of the Schistocerca nitens isolate TAMUIC-IGC-003100 chromosome 7, iqSchNite1.1, whole genome shotgun sequence genome encodes:
- the LOC126194757 gene encoding vesicle-associated membrane protein 4-like isoform X1 — translated: MPPKFKKTVPQEDLVAAKDEERASLLEQQSGSEEDEGFFLNSPSTKREKKTLENERIKQVHGQITEVIETLRDNVKILDRGKRLEELQDTSDRLTAASIDFREASNRMKRRAWAQQMRTRAVLIAVCIILLVGLIDPNCSQGGILKCLAFSPSGVSTKVPVIVHYSRA
- the LOC126194757 gene encoding vesicle-associated membrane protein 4-like isoform X2; this encodes MPPKFKKTVPQEDLVAAKDEERASLLEQQSGSEEDEGFFLNSPSTKREKKTLENERIKQVHGQITEVIETLRDNVKILDRGKRLEELQDTSDRLTAASIDFREASNRMKRRAWAQQMRTRAVLIAVCIILLVGLIVPVIVHYSRA